TCTCCATGTATGGCCTTTTTGGTCAGCAAGTGATCGTACTTCTTCTCTAGAAGGTTTGTCAGGTACTTGGAAATCTCGTGAATTAGCTTTATATTAAGTTTCGGCCTTTTCCCTTTTGGAAGTGCATAGTACATCGTTTGAACCGCGGGCTGAGCAGTTCCCCCAGCTAGTGGATAAATTGAAGTATCAATGTAATCGACTCCAGCTTCAACTGCTTTAAGATAAGTAGCCACCGCTAAACCACTCGTTGCATGTGTATGAAAGTTTACCTTGATTCCATAACGCTCTTTAATTTCCTTCACGAGCTCGTAAGCTGTTTGAGGGTCGGCCAATCCGGCCATATCTTTAATTGTTATGTAATCCACGTCAAGCTCGATAAGCTCGTCAACCTTCTGTAAGTAGTAGTCTATTGTGAATATTGGACCGGTGGTATAGCATATCGCCCCCTGAACTTCAGCACCGATTTCCTTGGCTTTCTTAATTGCTGTCTTCATGTTCCTAACATCATTCAAGGCATCAAATACCCTAAAAATGTCAATACCATTTTTATAAGCAAGTTCTACAAATTTTTCCACGACATCATCAGGGTAGTGCCTATATCCTACTAGATTTTGACCCCTTAGCAACATTTGAAGCTTTGTCTTCCTTATATGTTCCCTTAGGAGTTTTAATCTCTCCCATGGATCTTCTCTCAGAAACCTTAGTGAAACATCAAAAGTTGCCCCTCCCCAAACTTCCATAGAATAGAAGCCTATTTTATCCATCTTCTCAGCAATTGGAAGCATATCCTTCGTACTCATTCTCGTGGCTATAAGAGATTGGTGAGCATCCCTAAACGTCGTGTCTATAATTTCAACCATTATTTCAACCTCCTTCTTTTACCCCATTTATATTACCTCACTATAAACGTATCTAAACCAGAGGTGTCCCTTAATGTCTACAAAAGGTTTTTCTTGATCAACGTTAAGGTGTTGATATGACTAACCCCTGGAAAATTTTCCTTGTGAGTTACGCTCACATAGACAGTGAATGGCTCTGGAAAGTCGATGAGACTGTTAATATTTGCAAGCTCACCTTCGAAAATACTCTCAAACTTATGGAAAAGTATAACTTCCTTACCTTTGCTCACGGGCCAGTTTTCTATTATGAACTTATGGAAAGTCATTATCCAAACATCTTTAGGAAGATAAAGGAAATGGTAGATAGGAAGCAGTGGAAGATCATAGATGGATCCTACGTAGAGTTCGATGCCAACATCCCCTCTGGAGAGTCTCTGATCAGGCAGTTTCTATATGGAATTAAGTACCTTGAGGAAAAATTTGGAGTAAAGCCTAGAACCCTTTACCTTCCGGACTCCTTCGGCTTCCCTCCAACCTTACCTAAAATACTGTGTGAGGTTGGAATAGAAAACTTCGCAACGAGTAAGCTTAATTGGAACGATACAAACCCCTTTCCATACCATATATTTAGGTGGAAAAGCAGAAGTGGAGAGGAAGTTCTAGCTTACAGCACTCCAGGAAGTTATAGCGACTATCTTTCGGATATTAAAAGGATACTCTGGAACGTGGAGCAACAGAGGGAAAAGCAGGAGATCCCAGTTATTATGCAAGTCTTTGGTAGGGGAGATCATGGGGGAGGACCGGAAGAAATCGAGGTTCAGAACGTTAAAAAGTGGATGGAGGAATATAAGGGTAGGCTGGAACTTATTGCATCGGGGATGGATGAGTTCTTCGATTATGTGAGGGAGCACTACCTGAAAGATCTTCCCATCTTCGAGGATGAGCTCTACCTTGAGTTTCATCGAGGCATCTTTACTACGGGGGCATGGATAAAAAGGTTCAACAGGCTAAATGAGCACCTGATCCTTCAAGTGGAAAAGCTGTACTCTCTTCTGAAGATTCTCTATGGTATTGAATATCCCTGGGAAGGAATCCTTAATTCCTGGAAGGCGATCCTCCTTACCCAAGGGCACGATGCCTTACCTGCTTCTATAACTAAGGAAGTTTACGATGACGTAATGAGGAGGAGCTCCAACGTGTACAAGGGTCTTTTATCCTTCCTCAGAAATGGGTTAAAGGTTATAGCTGAGAAGGAAAAAGCCCGCTACATCGTCTTTAATCCAAACTCGTTCCCTGTTTCCCCCTATATAAGGACATGGGAAAGCGTTAATGGCTTCTATCAAAGGCTTAAAAATGGGAGTAAGCTGGTTTACCTTTCAGAACTACCCCCGATTGGATTTAAAGGCTATGAAGAGGTGGGGGAAAGGCCGGAGGACTTCGTGAACATTGTGGAAAGGGAGAAGGATTTTATACTTGAGAACTCCTATCTTAGGGTTACTGTGTCTAAGAGAACAGGTTGGATAACGAGCATCTATGATAAGAAGAACAAGCGAGAAATCCTCAAAGAACCAATACGACCTAGGATTATGTTAGATTATCCAATGCCTTTTAGAGGTCGCTTTGTGCCAGCTTCAATGTTTGATGCATGGGAGGTTTATTACAGGGAGGGGATAAATAAGTACTTTCACCGTGACCTCAGGGCTAAAGAAGTTTTTATCTCAGAGAGAGGTCCGCTTTACGCTTCTATCTCAGCTAAATTCCATTATAAGCAGTTCCTAGGAAAGGCCTCAACTATGGAATTTGAAATTGGCCTCTATGCAGATAAACCTTACGTTGAGGTGAGGTTTAGAGCTCACTGGAATACCCACCATCGCTTCTTGAAGCTTTTAGTTCCAGTAGCCATTGATTCAGACAAAGCGGTATTTGAAGTCCCCTATGGGATCGTTGAGAGAGCTGATGCCTGCAGATCTGAAAATCCTAGGGAGAGGGCGAAATACGAGGTTTTGGGGCATAAGTGGGTTGACATCTCCGATGGAAGTTATGGTGTTGCAGTAATAAACGATTCTAAATACGGGTTCAGTTGGTGCAATGGGGTTCTGAGAATTAGCTTGTTAAGGTCTCCCTCCCAGCCATTAGCTGACTTCATAATGAAGTTCATTCGCATGAATAAGAAGGCCCAGGAGAAGTTCCAGGATATTAAGCTCCAAAAGTCCGGAAAATTAAAGAGGGAAATTATAAATATAATAATTTGGCTCATGGTTCTCTTCAATGAGCTTAGGAACAAAAAGAAAGTAACTCCGATAGATAGAGGTTATCACATAGCCACAGTGTGGGTGTATCCTCATGAGGGAAATTACGTGAAGGGTAACGTTCCAATGCTTGCTACGGAGTTAAACACGCTTTACATCCTTCAAAAGGGATCAGGAAGTAGCTCTACCATCTGGAACTTTATAAACGTGGAACCTCAGGAAAAACTTCAAGTTGTAACCGTGAAGCCATGCGAAAATGGGGATTGCTTTGTTTTAAGACTCTTCAATCCAACAGATGAACGCCTTAAAGCGATTCTAAGATTTAACGTTAAGGTTAAGAGTGCTGCCGAGGCTACCCACGATGAAAGGTTTCTCAGGGGGCTCCCTGTGAGGGACAACTCCGTGGAGGTATCTCTAGGTTCTTATGAAGTGAGAACCTTACTCATCACCGTGTTGTGATTTAATGCTTCTTGAGATTGTGATGTGAAGTCCCGGAGATAGAATGTAAATTAAAAATGATACTCACGAGTAAACTTCCTAAGAGAGTATTACCATTCCAGAAAGGCTAAACTGATAATTATCTATGATGGAGGATCGAAAGACGTACTTCTTATGCAGGTTCCTGAAGGAAATTAATAGACTCGCAGAGGAGAACGGGATGCTTCTCTTCACGATTAGCTATAAGGATCCATCCCTGAAGGAAAATTCTTCCATTAGGAGTTGGGAAGTTTTCTTTACTTACTTTTTTTCTTCGAAAGTTTGGGCGGGGAAGAGGTCAGCTAGCTAGAAAGAGCACTAAAAGGTTAGTTGTTGTTATAGATGAAGTTCAGTATCTTGTTAAAGCTGAGAAAGGGTTCCTCAGCACTCTTTCATGGAAGGCATTCTATCAAGAATAAAGAAGAACGGGTACTTGGAAGAGAGGAGTTGAAGTTTGATGTGCTGAAATATCGCTGAACTCTTCCTTTATCTCTTCCATTACGTCAAATCTCATTTTTATCTCACTTCTCCTGGGAAGCACAAAGCGGAACCAGAAATTGAAGAAGGCGTCGTTTATCCTAGCTAAGGGATTTGCAGAGGTTCTCAATACAGACCTAGTTAAACCCTGGGAAAATAAAGCCAGAAGAACTACTCAAATATGATCTAATAGGATTAGGTTTCGGAATTTATTACTGGAAACATCACAGAACACTCTTTGAGCTTATCAGCAAGTTTCCAGAAGTAAAAGGAAAGAAGGTTTTTATTATTCTCTACTGGCGGAATTAGCATACCTTTTATTAATTACAGAAAGCTCAGAAAAGCCTTGAGAGAAAAGGGATTTGAAATAGTTGGAGAATTTTTGCAGAAAACTTAGAGACACTTATGAGAAGTATAAATTCTCAACATTTATAAATACTTGAGAACTAAAATTTCTCAGGTATGCATATGAAGTTGGATGATATAACCTATATGAACCCCTGGTGGGAAGGAAAAGAAGATTACCACGTAAAACAATGGGAAAAGCAAAAAGTCCATTGGGAGCCAAAATGGATTAGAGAGATCTCTCTCAAGCCCTTCTCTCTTAATTTCGTTCTTGGGCCACGTCAGGTAGGGAAAACTACTGGCATAAAGCTTCTCATTCAAAAAATCTTAGAGGAGAATCCGCCAGAATCAGTCCTTTATTTAAACCTTGAGATTTTACCAACCTATAGGGAGCTTTTAGACATAATTCGAGAGTTTCAAGAATTAAAAAAAGAGGAAGGGATAAAGACTGGGTACATTTTCCTAGATGAAGCTTCCTCACTTGAGGGGTGGTGGAGAGGGGTTAAGCCCCTTATCGATTCTGGACTTTTGGAGAACGACGTAATTACCGTTACAGGTTCAAGCTCACTTCGAGTTAGGAGAGACATTGAATTGTTCCCAGGGAGAAGAGGAGGGGGTAAAACTTTAGAAGTAATGCCCCTCTCCTTCCCAGAGTATGCAAGAGTAATGGGGCTGAAAAAACACAAGCTAGAGGGTAGCAAGGTCATTAAGCTTTTTGAGAAGTACATCCAAACGGGAGGCTTTCCTGGATCTATAAACGGTTTTCCCATGGAAGATTTGCTCGGAGCTTATATTGGAGAGTTTGTTCGCTTTGGAAAAAGCTTGGAGATAGCAAAGGAAATCTTCTCAGCTTTAATAAGAAGTGCACCTTCGGCGACTAGTTTTAGAGCGTTAGCAGAAATGACATCGGGCTACTCCTACAAGGTAGTCCAGGATTACATTGAATTTTTCAGAGATCTCTACATCCTGGGAATGGCATACCTTAAACAGGGAAATCAGGTAATGTACAGAAGGGAAAAGAAGTTCTTCTTTAGGGATCCTTTGCTTGCGAAGCTCTTCTCCCTGTGGAGTGGAACGGAAATTGGAAAAGATGCCCTTTATGAGTGGATTGTTCAAGAGCATGTATTTAGAAAATTTGGCGAGATTCATTACTTTAGAAATAGCTATGAAATTGACATCATCGCTAGTGATATGAAGATTGAAGTTAAAGCTGGAAAAGCCCACAGGAAATATCCAAGAGGTGTGAAAGTTTTAGAGAAAGAAGATGTTCCATTTTTCCTAATTGAACTTTATAATGAGGATTGCTAAAAGCACAGATTGAGGACTTTTCAACACTCTGAAAAGTCTCACCCATTATTAGGGTTGTACAAATATAACTTGAAAGTCAACAGCGAAGTGCGCGTGTATGAGCTTATCCCTTATGCGGATCACAGGGAAGCTGAGGTCTCTTGAAGATTTTAAAATGTGAAAAGCTTAATTTCGAGTGTTGTTGGGTTGAATGTAAAGAAGAACCTTGAAGATGTGGGGAGTCTCCGTTTCCTGAAGGTTCCACGATGAAAATGGATAATGTTTACACTTTTTACTCAAAAGTACTGGATAGGCAGAACGACTCATTCACTAAACTTTCATCAATTCACCTAAACTGGTCATTGGGAAATTGAGCATCCAAAAAGCCTTAAATACTAATCATGATTAGTCAATTTATTGACAGGAAAAGGGAGCTGGCAATCCTCGAAAGGGAATGGAAGAACACTCCATCCTTTGTAGTCATCTATGGAAGGAGAAGGGTTGGAAAGACCCGGCTTCTCGTGGAGTTTTCCAAGGGAAAGAAGGTCTTCTTTTACACTTTTATGGAGGGAACGAAGGAGAGTCAGGTTAAAAGCCTCGCAAAGGAGCTGGTAGACTTTTTCAATGATGAGATCTTTCTAAGCTTCTCCGACTGGTACCCTCTGTTCAAGTACCTTTCGGGAAAATTGATGGAAAAACTCTCTTTGTATTCGACGAGTTTACCTATGCAGTTAAAAGCGATAGAAGCATCTTAAGTGCCCTTCAAAGAGTCTGGGATCACGAGTTAAGCTACAAGCCAGTAATGCTTGTTCTCTCAGGTTCACTAATGGGGATAATGGAGGATAATGTTCTTAGCCATTCTTCTCCCCTCTACGGTAGAAGAACAGCTGGCTTCAGACTCCGTTCTCTAGGACTCTTCCCTTCACTCAGGTTCTTCAAGAGCCCCATAGAAGGCCTTAAGTTTTACATGCTCCTCGGTGGAATTCCAGCTTACCTCATCATCGCCTCCCGCTACGAGACAGTAGGGGAGTTCGTTGAGAGGGAGTTCCTCACTCCTGAAGGGTACTTCTACGATGAGCCGTACATAGTCCTCTCCGAGCTTAAGGAGCTGAAAACTTACTTTTCAATACTTTCGGCGATGTCATCCGGAAGGAGAAGGCCCTCAGAGATAGCCAGCGAAGTTGGCCTGGAGGGGAGGAAGATATATCCTTACCTTGAGACGCTAATACGGCTTGGTTTCGTAGAGAGGGAACTTCCAATTGCAAGAAAGGAAAAACGGGGCCTTTACAGGATTTCCGACCCAATGCTAATGAGCTGGTTCTCGCTCATCTACCCAAACAGGACGGAGATAGAGCTTGGGACTATAACGCTCGAGAGGGTTGAAAAAATCCTCCAGAGGATTTTTTCCTTCCGCTTCGAGGACGTTTCGAGGGAATTCCTCGTGGAGATGAATAAAGCTGGAAAGCTTCCCTTTCGCTTCACTAAGATCGGTAGGTGGTGGTACAAGGGTGAGGAGATTGACTTAGTTGCTTTGAATGAAGATGAGGAGAAAGCCCTCTTTATAGAAGTGAAGTGGAAGGATCTTAAGGAGAGGGAAGTTAAGGGGATCCTGAAGGATCTAGAGAAAAAGGCTGGGCTTGTGGGTCTCGATGGATGGGATAAGAACTATGGGTTAATAGAGAAGAGCATCGAGAGGAAAGAAAAGCTTAGAGAAGAGAACTACCTCGTGTGGGACTTGAAAGATTTCGATGCTCTTAAGATTTTAAGTCAGTGAAGTTTCAAGGCTCTCCTCAGCGATCTCCAGTAGTTCCCAGGGTGTTAGGACTTCTATTCCATCCGGCTTTCTTTCAAGTACCCTCTCGTTCGGAACGACGAGAACTCTCTTGCATTTGAAGCGGCTCAGCTTCTCCTCGATCCTGTGGATTTCGCTGGCCTTTATCCCTTTTCTCCACTTGACCTCCCCGACGAGCTCAAGCCTCTTGAATCCTTGAAGGGCAACGTCCAGCTCAAGGTCGGGCAGTTCGACCTTCACCGGCCTCAGACCATAGGCCTTGGCTAGAAGTCTCTCGATGAAGCCCTCAACGTGCCTCGGGAGCTTTTCGTCTATTGCCTTTCTTATGAACTCACGTGGGGTGAGCTTTTGGGAAAACATCGAAAACCTCATGCTGAGGAAGGAGAACTTCCTCTACGCCGAGGCCGAGTTCCTTCTAAGACAGGAGCTTAGGGAGCCGGCAAGATACTTTGCGATCCTGAGGGCGATATCACTCAGGAAGACAACGCACGGGGAGATAGTGGACTACACCGGCTTTGACAGAGGAATCGTCTCGAAGTACCTTGACAACCTCGCCAGGATAAGGGTGATCAGAAAGGTTCATCCTGCCTTTGAGCCCGAAAAAAAGGAGGAACATGCGGTACGAGATTGCCGACAACTACTACGCCTTCTGGTTCCGCTTCGTTTATCCCAACAGGAAACTAGTTGAAAGGGAACTTTATAAAGAAGCCTTGGAACTCGTAAAGAGGGACTACAACCATTACATGGGTCGGGTGTTCGAAAAAGCCTCCCTTGACTTTCTATGGAAGCGCTTCGCCTTCGAGCGCGCTGGGAGGTGGTGGAGTAGGGAGGAGGAGATCGACGTCGTTGGAGTAAAGAGGGGAATGGCTTACTTCTTTGAGGTCAAGTGGAAGGATTTGAGCGAGAGGGAAGCTAGGAGATCTTGAAAGATCTTGAGAGAAAAGCAGAACTCGTGAGTAAGCTGAAAACCCTGCCGAGGAGATTCGGATTGGTGGCAAGGGGATCGAGGGAAAGGAAAGGCTCATCGATAAGGGCTACCTGGTTTTCGACGTCAAGGATATGTTCCGGTTAGGATAGCTCTCTGGATTTGCTCAGGAAATTGGGTCGTTTCGAAAGGGTTTATGGATTTTATAAGGTGGTTGCTCATCGCTGATGTCACCTGCTTTGAGATCATCGCTTCAGGAAGCGATGGATCTCAAGTGTCTCGTATGTATTAGACTCAGACCAGTGCAAGGATGAGGGTAGCGTAACAATCACGGCGGTTCCGACCACGAGCGATGGTCTTATGACAACCTGGCAGTAAGCTATGTCGTCCCCCTAGAACTTCTCAAGGTCTCATTCGCAAATCTCGTCAAGGCAACACCTTGTCCTGAGTTCGATCTAGATAAACTGGATGTAGAGGTGAAGGTGGCGACGATCCTATCCGGTCAAGGCACCAGCACGGAAGACATCTGCAACAATCTGCCCAAGAAGGTAGGAGAGAAATCATCAAAAGTGTTGATCCCTTCAAGGTAGAATAGGAGGACGACAACAAGCGAGCAAGAAGAGCAGAAGGGGGCATTACATGCTGAACACTTACTTTGCTTTCTGGTTCCGCTACGTTTACCCAAACGCTGACTTGATCGAAAGTGGGAAGGCGAATTGTTATGGATGGCATTTATATACCTACAAAAATAACGTATAATAATCGAAACGTACTTATATCTAATTATGATTATATATAAGGGTGATTAGATGAAATTCATCGATCGAGAACTAGAAATGGAAATCCTTGAAAGGGAGTGGGAGAATAGGCCTTCCTTTGTTGTTCTCTACGGTAGGAGAAGGGTAGGAAAAACCCGTCTCCTGAAAGAATTTTCAAAGGATAAAAGAACCTTCTTCTTCACCTTTCCTGAAGCGATCAAAGAAGTTCAGATGAAAGAGTTCAAGAAGACCATGGCAGAATTTCTAGGTGATGACTTCGCCAGAAAACTGGAAACAAGAGACTGGCTTGACCTTTTGAGGTACCTTGCAGAGAAAGTTGATGATTGCCTCATAGTTCTCGATGAGTTCACATATGCCATAAAGTCAGAGAGAAAGATATTGAGCGATCTTCAGAGAACGTGGGATGATATCCTAAGTGAGAAAAAAGTCATGCTTGTGATTTCTGGTTCCCTCCTTGGCATGATGTGGGATGATGTGCTGAGCTATGCATCACCACTCTACGGTAGGAGAACAAGGAGCATGAACCTTAAGCCATTTGATTATCCTAATGCACTAAAGTTCTTCTCCGATCCGGAGTTTGGAATAAGAGTATATATGCTCGTCGGTGGGATTCCATCATACCTTAAGCTCGCGGGTCGCTACAACACCGTTGAGGAGTTCATCAGAGAAGAGTTCCTAAGTGACTACGGCTTTTTTTATGATGAACCTTACGTCCTTCTCGGAGAGGAGCTTAGAGAACTGAAGACGTACTTCTCGATACTTAGGGCGATAGCAGAAGGAAACAGAAGACTCGAGAGGATAGCGAACTTTATCGGCTTACCCATGAGGAGCGTTTACCCCTACGTTGATACGCTTGTGAGGCTTGGATTAGTGGAGAGGGAAAGCCCCATTCTGGGGAGCAGGAAGGTGAGCCTCTATCGCATTAAGGATCCAATGCTCCTCACGTGGTTCACCCTAACTTATCCACAGATGGCCGAGATAAGCTCTGGAACGGCGAAGCTTGACAGCTTATACAAGGTCTATTCCATCCGTTTCGAAGAGCTGGCTAAAGAGTTTCTCACATTATTCCGTCCCATAGAGTTCGAAACCCTTGGAAGGTGGTGGTATAGGGGAGAGGAGATAGATATTGTTGCCCTCAGGAAGGATAAGACCACCCTAATAGAGGTAAAGTGGAAGGATTTGAGTAAGAGGAGTGCTCTAAGAGTTCTTCGGGAGCTTGAGGAGAAATCCGAAAAGCTTCATCCTATCGAGAATATTGGGTTGATAGCAAAGAGCGTGAGGGGAAAGGAAAAGCTCCGGGAAGAAGGTTACCTTGTGTGGGATCTAGAGGATATAATAGCCCATGGATTCAAACAGAATCCTCAATTCGGTGATCTATCTGAGTACTTTCCGAAATTATAATGGAGGAGTTTAAAAAGGCTTATTAAATTTTGTACGGTCTACTCAACGAGAAGCTCCGCCTTTTTCAATTCCTTTAACTTCTTGGGAAGAATTTCTGCAGCTCCCCATTTTTCAATAAAATACTAAAAGAGGGTTATCTAGCTAACGATTTCCTTAATCTTTTTGAAAACCTCTTCCCCATCCATCATGTAAGGAGGCCTTAAGATGGGTTTTATAGGAAATCCCCTAGCAACCATTGCAAGCTTTACCGCTGAGGCAAAGGAGGATGCTATGCTGTAGATTTTAGTTATCTTGACAAGCTTTCTTGCAGAATTCATAGCTTTCTCGAGGTTACCCTTCTTAAATGCGTTCCAAACTTCCAAGTGGATCTCTGGGACAAAGTTCGCACACGCCATTATCCCTCCATCGCCTCCCAGGATTAAATTGGGGAGGAAGTACTGGTCTAATCCAGTAAAGACTTTGAAGTCCTTTCTCTCTTCTTTTATCTCAATTAACCCACTAAGGTACGTCAAGCTATCAACGCTGGCCTTTACCCCAATTACATTAGAATATTCAAGAGCTAGCTTCCTTACAACTTCTAAGCTTATTGGATTTGCACAGGAGGGGATCGCATAAAGGATTATTGGGATGTCAACCTTCTCAGCAACCATTGAAAAGTGCTTAAATATGGCATCTTCCTTAAGTCTGCAGTAATATGGTGAAACTATCACAACACCATCGGCCCCTATCTCCTTCGCATGCTTCGTCAACTCTATTACTTCAAACGTGCTAGTTGAACCAGTACCAACTAGGTAAGTTCTAGAGGTGACTTCCCTTCCCTTTTCAGCTAGTATCTTCCTTTCTTCTAGGCTTAAGCTTGTAAACTCTCCAGTGGTAGAGTTGATGAATATTCCATGAACTCCCTTTTCCTCTAGGAATTTTATGAGCCATTCGAGGGCTTCAAAGTCTATGGAATGATCCTCTTTAAACGGTGTTATTAGGGGAACTATTACGCCTTCCATGGGATCACCACAAAATAGAGCAACGCTCTATGCACTTTAATTATATATTTAGATGAAAGTCGAAGCGAAAAAATTTTTATTGTTTTAAATCTACAATTTTATGCATTTGAACGGGGTGGTGTACATGCATGACCTGTTAGAGTTCGCCATTGAGAATGCCCTAGAACTGGGGGCTAGTTATGCTGAAGCGAGGTTCGAGGAAAAGCAAGGAATTTCCTTAGCTATGAAGAACGGCATTCCTGAGGGCATGGAGATTCTATCCGACAAAGGAATTGGGGTTAGGGTTCTTGTAAACGGTGGGATGGGCTTTGCAAGTACTAACGTTCTAACGAAGGAGAGCATTGCTGAGACTGTGAAAAGGGCCGTGAAGCTTGCTAAAGCGGCTTCAAAGCTTAGAAAGGAACCGATAACCTTCAGCGAGGAGGACTTCCATAACGTATACTATGAAGTGAAGATGAAAAAAGACTTTAGGGATGTTTCGCCGGAAGAGAAGCTCGAGCTACTTAAAAAGATCGAGGAGGAGGTCACCTCAACAAACGTTAACGTCCCTATGAGGTACATAGCCTATAGCGATCACGTTTGGCACAAGGTATTCATGAACAGCGAAAACGCGAAGATAGAGAGCCTGATCCCAAGGGTTTCCGTAATGTATAACCTGGTTGTTTTCGAGAACGGTCAAATGGAACAGGCCCCATTCATTCAAAGGGCTTTCTCCGGAGGTTTGGAGTTAATAGAGAAGGATGAACCCTGGGAAAGGGCAAAGAGAGAGGTTGAAACCCTCCGGAAGATAATAACTGAAGGTAAGAGATCTCCAGAAGGGAAGGTTGACGTTATTATAAGCCCCGAAGTTGCGGGGATAGCGGTTCACGAGAGCGTTGGCCATCCATATGAGCTTGACAGGATAATGGGAAGGGAAGCCGCCCAAGCTGGGGAGAGCTTCGTAAAACCGGAAATGCTTGGAGAGAGGATTGGAAGTGAAGTAGTTACCGTAATAGACGACCCCACGATTCCAAACAGCTGGGGCTTCTACTTGTACGACGATGAGGGAGTCAAAGCTAGGCCCAGGTACTTGATAAGGAACGGGATCATAACTGAGTTCCTAATGAATAGAGAGTACGCTGCAAAGCTCGGCCTTAGGTCAAATGCTGCTGCAAGGGCGATAAACTATAACAGGGAACCAATAGTAAGGATGGCAAATACTTATCTAGCCCCAGGAGATTACTCCTTTGAGGAGCTTATTGAGGATGTTAAGCTCGGTGTTTACATGGTAAGCTTTAACGAGTGGAACATTGACGATAGGAGGTACCAACAGAGGTACATAGGGAGGGAAGCTTACCTAATAGAGAACGG
This Pyrococcus horikoshii OT3 DNA region includes the following protein-coding sequences:
- a CDS encoding ATP-binding protein translates to MLRKENFLYAEAEFLLRQELREPARYFAILRAISLRKTTHGEIVDYTGFDRGIVSKYLDNLARIRVIRKVHPAFEPEKKEEHAVRDCRQLLRLLVPLRLSQQETS
- a CDS encoding AAA family ATPase codes for the protein MISQFIDRKRELAILEREWKNTPSFVVIYGRRRVGKTRLLVEFSKGKKVFFYTFMEGTKESQVKSLAKELVDFFNDEIFLSFSDWYPLFKYLSGKLMEKLSLYSTSLPMQLKAIEAS
- a CDS encoding ATP-binding protein, coding for MKLDDITYMNPWWEGKEDYHVKQWEKQKVHWEPKWIREISLKPFSLNFVLGPRQVGKTTGIKLLIQKILEENPPESVLYLNLEILPTYRELLDIIREFQELKKEEGIKTGYIFLDEASSLEGWWRGVKPLIDSGLLENDVITVTGSSSLRVRRDIELFPGRRGGGKTLEVMPLSFPEYARVMGLKKHKLEGSKVIKLFEKYIQTGGFPGSINGFPMEDLLGAYIGEFVRFGKSLEIAKEIFSALIRSAPSATSFRALAEMTSGYSYKVVQDYIEFFRDLYILGMAYLKQGNQVMYRREKKFFFRDPLLAKLFSLWSGTEIGKDALYEWIVQEHVFRKFGEIHYFRNSYEIDIIASDMKIEVKAGKAHRKYPRGVKVLEKEDVPFFLIELYNEDC
- a CDS encoding DUF234 domain-containing protein, with amino-acid sequence MELVKRDYNHYMGRVFEKASLDFLWKRFAFERAGRWWSREEEIDVVGVKRGMAYFFEVKWKDLSEREARRS
- a CDS encoding alpha-mannosidase, which gives rise to MTNPWKIFLVSYAHIDSEWLWKVDETVNICKLTFENTLKLMEKYNFLTFAHGPVFYYELMESHYPNIFRKIKEMVDRKQWKIIDGSYVEFDANIPSGESLIRQFLYGIKYLEEKFGVKPRTLYLPDSFGFPPTLPKILCEVGIENFATSKLNWNDTNPFPYHIFRWKSRSGEEVLAYSTPGSYSDYLSDIKRILWNVEQQREKQEIPVIMQVFGRGDHGGGPEEIEVQNVKKWMEEYKGRLELIASGMDEFFDYVREHYLKDLPIFEDELYLEFHRGIFTTGAWIKRFNRLNEHLILQVEKLYSLLKILYGIEYPWEGILNSWKAILLTQGHDALPASITKEVYDDVMRRSSNVYKGLLSFLRNGLKVIAEKEKARYIVFNPNSFPVSPYIRTWESVNGFYQRLKNGSKLVYLSELPPIGFKGYEEVGERPEDFVNIVEREKDFILENSYLRVTVSKRTGWITSIYDKKNKREILKEPIRPRIMLDYPMPFRGRFVPASMFDAWEVYYREGINKYFHRDLRAKEVFISERGPLYASISAKFHYKQFLGKASTMEFEIGLYADKPYVEVRFRAHWNTHHRFLKLLVPVAIDSDKAVFEVPYGIVERADACRSENPRERAKYEVLGHKWVDISDGSYGVAVINDSKYGFSWCNGVLRISLLRSPSQPLADFIMKFIRMNKKAQEKFQDIKLQKSGKLKREIINIIIWLMVLFNELRNKKKVTPIDRGYHIATVWVYPHEGNYVKGNVPMLATELNTLYILQKGSGSSSTIWNFINVEPQEKLQVVTVKPCENGDCFVLRLFNPTDERLKAILRFNVKVKSAAEATHDERFLRGLPVRDNSVEVSLGSYEVRTLLITVL
- a CDS encoding ATP-binding protein; this translates as MGIMEDNVLSHSSPLYGRRTAGFRLRSLGLFPSLRFFKSPIEGLKFYMLLGGIPAYLIIASRYETVGEFVEREFLTPEGYFYDEPYIVLSELKELKTYFSILSAMSSGRRRPSEIASEVGLEGRKIYPYLETLIRLGFVERELPIARKEKRGLYRISDPMLMSWFSLIYPNRTEIELGTITLERVEKILQRIFSFRFEDVSREFLVEMNKAGKLPFRFTKIGRWWYKGEEIDLVALNEDEEKALFIEVKWKDLKEREVKGILKDLEKKAGLVGLDGWDKNYGLIEKSIERKEKLREENYLVWDLKDFDALKILSQ
- a CDS encoding pyruvate/oxaloacetate carboxyltransferase, which gives rise to MVEIIDTTFRDAHQSLIATRMSTKDMLPIAEKMDKIGFYSMEVWGGATFDVSLRFLREDPWERLKLLREHIRKTKLQMLLRGQNLVGYRHYPDDVVEKFVELAYKNGIDIFRVFDALNDVRNMKTAIKKAKEIGAEVQGAICYTTGPIFTIDYYLQKVDELIELDVDYITIKDMAGLADPQTAYELVKEIKERYGIKVNFHTHATSGLAVATYLKAVEAGVDYIDTSIYPLAGGTAQPAVQTMYYALPKGKRPKLNIKLIHEISKYLTNLLEKKYDHLLTKKAIHGDPNVLIHQIPGGMYSNLIKQLSELKALDKLEEVLEEVPRVREDLGYPPLVTPTSQIVGVQAVLNVLFGRYKQVTKETKDYVRGLYGRPPGKIKEEIKKLILGDEEPINVRPADLLEPMLEKAKKELKEKGYLEKEEDVVTYCLFPQVALEFFELRRQGRLRPVEEKPKGKPIKIYINGKEFEVFVEGIEFEPPKPKPQVQAIPSQPPKREVVAPSGSVVSAPMPGKVLRVLVRVGDRVRVGQGLLVLEAMKMENEIPSPRDGVVKRILVKEGEAVDTGQPLIELE